The genomic region GGCACCGAACTGCTGAAAGCCATGAAGGCTGACCAGCGGTTCGCTCATGTCCCCGTCATTGTCGTAAGCACTGAGGGCAGGACCGAGCGTATCGCGAGTATCCTCGAACTTGGCGCCGCAGGATATATTACAAAACCATTTAAACCCGAAGACATCCGTCTCGTAATCAAGGACGCGTTAGGAGTTGATTATTCTTATGGAAGCCAAGTTGAAGAACCTGAAGACAGTGATTTCTGATGTAATGGAAAAAATGTATTTTCTTCTGCCGGACGCGGAAGTGGATACGATAAACTCATACAGTTCTGAGAATCACTTTTTACCCATATACATCGGTATCAGAGGGAATCCCGGGTACTTGCTGACCTTTGCTTTCGACAGGGAGCTTGCCGGATCGATGGCTGTCGATCTTCTCGGTGTCAATGAAACCGAAGTCAACGATGAGATTGCCGAGAAATGCCTCAAGGAAACCGCCAACATCATTGCGGGTAACTTCATGCTCAGTTTCGAAAGCCAGGAAAACCTGGAAATAACGTTGCCGAGTGCACGAAAACAGGATATTTTCGGAACGGATACCATAACCGATGAACCGTCCGGGCAGGGAAACACGGAGATCATTGACGGACGGAAAAACAGTGACGGTTCTGTTTCATTGATTCTTTCTTTCAATGGTTACTTTCTTAAGGCGATCATCGAAACGGTAACAAACAGTGTGTGATGAATGAAATACTGAAAACAGAATATTTTCTTTCACCCGGTTATATGATTTTTCCCCGGGAACCCATGGTTATATACATGGTTCTCGGATCGTGTGTCGCTGTGATTCTCTATGACCGGGAGGTAAAAAAATCGGCCTGTTGTCATTATATATTACCGCGAATGCCTGAAGATACCTCACCCATGCCGATATACGGCACCGTAGCGGTTCTGGGTCTCATCCGCCTGTTTCTGGAGGATGGGACGCTGATCGAAAACCTGGAAGCACAGGTCATCGGCGGAAGCGACCTTCCCGGAAGGTCAGTCGGCAGGGAGAATGTGGAAATCGCAATGAAAATCCTTGCAAAAAAGGATGTTCATATCACCTCATCCGATGTTGGCGGCGAAAAAGGGAGAAAGGTGATCTATAACTCAGAATCAAACCATCTGGCAGTGATTAAAGTTGAAAAAATCCGTGCCGAAGACTGGTATCCCGATGAGGGTAACACATGATACGTGTACTTGTTGTAGACGATTCA from bacterium harbors:
- a CDS encoding response regulator, whose translation is MALKVLVVDDSDVMRKIVKRVLGLSGFEIDTIYDAANGDEALMVLVDNEVDVVLTDINMPVMSGTELLKAMKADQRFAHVPVIVVSTEGRTERIASILELGAAGYITKPFKPEDIRLVIKDALGVDYSYGSQVEEPEDSDF
- a CDS encoding chemotaxis protein CheX, whose translation is MEAKLKNLKTVISDVMEKMYFLLPDAEVDTINSYSSENHFLPIYIGIRGNPGYLLTFAFDRELAGSMAVDLLGVNETEVNDEIAEKCLKETANIIAGNFMLSFESQENLEITLPSARKQDIFGTDTITDEPSGQGNTEIIDGRKNSDGSVSLILSFNGYFLKAIIETVTNSV
- a CDS encoding chemotaxis protein CheD, which gives rise to MVIYMVLGSCVAVILYDREVKKSACCHYILPRMPEDTSPMPIYGTVAVLGLIRLFLEDGTLIENLEAQVIGGSDLPGRSVGRENVEIAMKILAKKDVHITSSDVGGEKGRKVIYNSESNHLAVIKVEKIRAEDWYPDEGNT